Proteins encoded in a region of the Misgurnus anguillicaudatus chromosome 9, ASM2758022v2, whole genome shotgun sequence genome:
- the cd8b gene encoding uncharacterized protein cd8b, which produces MTVYCVWICLFVWTAVSAQSSSRETLTVLYPKIGGTETLNCNCPDHTCQEAFWYRYFEKNNSLQFLLYYNSAGTGKHGELDNDTMQRIKGSMSAGSKASYSLRITGFREDEAGIYSCMFKTKPVIPVGYYIRPGVNPPTLQPPTTKPPKKRPSCKSCRPFTPEGCVRSILWPGIGALLLLAVALAGTLYYFSRLPRKCRHQFAKTNQFR; this is translated from the exons ATGACCGTCTATTGCGTATGGATTTGTCTGTTCGTATGGACAGCAG TGTCCGCACAGAGCTCCTCCCGAGAGACGTTGACGGTTCTCTACCCCAAAATCGGTGGCACGGAGACTCTTAACTGTAATTGTCCGGATCACACCTGCCAGGAGGCTTTCTGGTACCGATACTTCGAGAAGAATAACAGCCTCCAGTTTCTTTTGTATTATAACAGCGCTGGCACCGGAAAACACGGAGAACTTGACAATGACACGATGCAGCGCATCAAGGGCTCCATGTCCGCAGGATCGAAAGCCAGCTACAGCCTCCGTATCACTGGATTTCGGGAAGATGAAGCTGGCATTTATTCCTGCATGTTTAAAACTAAACCTGTCATTCCTGTTGGATATTATATTAGGCCTGGAG TGAATCCTCCAACGCTTCAGCCACCAACGACCAAGCCCCCCAAAAAAAGGCCGTCCTGTAAAAGTTGTAGACCCTTTACTCCTGAAG GCTGTGTGCGCTCGATCCTTTGGCCGGGCATTGGTGCTCTTCTGCTGTTGGCTGTTGCTCTTGCGGGCACACTTTACTACTTCAGTC GTCTACCTAGGAAGTGCAGACATCAATTTGCAAA AACGAATCAGTTCAGATGA